ATATTCATTCAGAATGATGTACATATTTATTTTAGTTCTTTTGATGTGTAAGAAAGAACCATATCACTGTCTTTTGATGTCTCTCTGTCAATACTATTACAGACATCTATTTTCTTCAGGAGAAGCTCATATGATATGGATACAAAGGCAGGATTTTGAAGACCAACTGATACATAAATTAACTGCAATAAGTTTCAGGATTTTGTTCCAATTTTTCTGTGTTTAAGCCAGAGGAGTTTGGAAGATATGAAGGAAACTTTGCCAACCTAAATGTGCATCTTCCTTCTATTCTATCTGTTAAAGTCAGTGCGTGGCTTATTCAAAATTCAGGAGGGAGTGCCTTATAAGGGTGGAATCAACCTTCTCATAAAATTTTTCTTCAAGAGGTGAATGTTCAGTGGACCTCACTTGTAATGCCGAGGCTCAAAACACAATATAGAAGTAAAGGAAGCCATAATATATTGGCATTCTGATATGTGACGTTGTGGTGTTTTACATATTCAATGAAATTACTTTTAAGATGAGATATGTATTCAATTGCATTTGGAGCTTCCATTTGACTAGTGTATTCGTACAAAATGCTACTTTTATTGAGTACACTACTgccttatttattttatcaacATGATGATACAAATGTATGTATATAATTTTTACAGTGAAGATAGTAACCTTGCATGGCCCTAGAAATTAAACACACTACTGACATCAATATAATATGGTGAATCACACTTATTCATGCATGGTTTCAAAGGGCCATTTCTTTACAATTTGAAGCTTTTAGAGTTCATCATGATACAGTATTCTCTCCACTACCTTTTTCTTCTTACAACTCCATTGGCATTTTGAAGTGCAATAGGAGTTGAATAGAGCAAGCCTAGTGGATTGAAGGGGCACAATACTTGAGGTGGAAggagattttgagaaaacaactgTATACCCATCATCCATGTTATCTGTTCCATCAGGGAAAACCTGCCACAAAAGACTTTCAGCTCCACTCCCTCCTTTCTTAGTGGAGTTTAGGATGGTTCTGTACACAGTGCTGATTACTGTGTCTCTGTATGTTGAATTGTAGCCAGAATCCTTGGAAGACACACCAAACTCAGAAAAAACAATAGGCATTCCAAGATAGTTTTCAGCATCCTCTATGTGAGCTTCCATCCAAGACTCTGGTGAAATCCTTCAACCAGGAAATTGAGTTAGAAACTGTCATGTACCATTTAACCCAAAAGCTTAAATTGTTGGGtataaaaaatgaatgattttatactaTACTTCTAACATGCCCAGGTTGACATTGAACTTGAAGCATGGACAATGCACAAGTTCACATATTGTATgctgaaattcaattttttactaGAATAGCGGGGCAGCGAGGATCGAACTTTAGACTTGGTTATAGAGACTCTAATtccatgtcatgaaccaactaacTAATGGATAAatacacatgaatgattttatattatacttctaCCAGAAATGTTAGGAAATTGGATGAACAAATACATTATTAAGAGTTAAGACAAAAAGTGTTTATAACAGACTAGATAAGTATGCAAATGCATATGAAATATGATATTGGTATGAATGTAACAGTTTGCATAAATGGATGGAGAGAAGAAGACAGTTTTATGAAAActtcacatatataagcaaaacaATATTATTGCTAAACACAGCTTACCAAGAGTCAGCGTATATGTGAACAGAAGCAAAGTCCACACCAAGAACCTGGTGGTTCCTGATGAAATCAGTCCCAACCTGTTGAGCATAAGTATTTGGATTGAACTGAACTCTCTGAGGTGTTGAAGGGCCATAAAACCCTTCCAATCCAACCTCCACCATGTGTTTTGGATCAATTTTTTTAGCATGGAATGCCATTTCTTGTATCCAATcctagaaatatatatatattcaagtGGAATTCTAATTATTAGTTTGATGTGAATTGGTTATATGCTACTTGAAAAGGCAGAGTATATATTTTGTTTTCAGCCCTTCACTTCTGTTTTGGAAGCCAGAAGAAGATTCTAAGGGGCAAACCTGTAACTTATCACCTGTGGAATCTGAGGAGCATCGAGGCTCATTCATCAACTCCCAAGCAAAAATTCTAGGGTCTTCCGTATAAGTCATATTTGTGAATGTATTAACTCTATTGAGCACAGTCTACACAGAAAATATAGTGTTGTTAATTATTGAGGAATGCAAAAGAAATAAGAAGGAAAAACAGCAGGATCATGAGCAGGAAGCAATGTTTAGACAAACTTGCTCATGATCCATGGTGGTTTGGACAAACTTGTTTAGACAAAATTGCAGCACATAACAAACTTGCTTAACTCCAGTGTCCAAATCAAAATAACCCATGGTGGTTTGGACCTCTTGTTATATTTAAATGTTTGAGTAAAATGGGGAgattgagaaagagagagagggacGAAGAGAGAACTTCAAGTGAGGGAGGAAACCAAGGAGGTTCCATATATATGAAAAGATACAACTAAGAAGATGCAAGTACCAATTTATACTACAATCACACACACCAATATCATCATAACCAACTCAAACTAATATTATTAAACTAACTAACTAAATAACATGTTAACGAACTAATTGAAACTCTAAGAAAAGAAACTTGCCTTAACATGGGCCTTGTAGTAGTTTCTAAGAGTTGGATGTGAGAAGAAGTCATCATCAGAAGTCAAGTCTAAACCAGCATCTTTTCCCCATTTCACGTATTGTGCTTTGCCACCATATGCTAATATGCTTCCCAGTTGTTAACCAATGACAATATTAACCTGATTTTGCATTTTTTTGCCTCACTCACCACAAAATCCAGGGCCTGCAGCTCCAATGGTAAAAGGGAACAACATGAGGAAACTAGTTGCACCGAAAATAACacaacatgtttggatcaacttctgttttgtcataatcaattatgaaacccagaagctactcacataagaTTCTCCTTAGAGTTGATTCtggcttcaaaatcaattgtagaatgatTTCCAAACAGGCACCATTTGATTGTATCGTAATCTAAAACTAATCACCATGGAAAAGCATACAAGCAAACAATTTATAAGGTTGGTCTCTAACCCTCTTCGTAAGCTTCAATCAGAAGTAACAAAAAGTTCATTATACTAAGAAAGTGTGAGATTACATAAAATTCCAAGAGAATGAAGGAGCACCTTGAAGACTTCTTCATCATAAACTGATGGGGATTTCTGCAGGGCGCGCCACTGGCCATCATTGAAGGCCCAAGTCCTGCAAACTGTCATGCCCACTGAGGATGCTTGTTTGAACACTTCAGTGACCTTTCCTCTGGTGGATTCATCTGCAGCAAACACCATCAGCCAGTAGGTGTTGAATCCATTGATGTAGAAAGGTTGGTCATTTACCACAAATTGGTTTCCTTTCTTCTGCACCATCtgccattcatcttcttccatatCCCCCATTTCACTCCTTTAGTAAGAAAgcaaaaagtaaaaagaaaaagttcAAGTGTCATGGTTAAGAAAACAAGCACATGGATTGACCAACATAAGAAATGGAAAATACTAAGTTACGATACGAAACATAAGAAATGGTAGTAATTATCTCTCACTACTCCAATGATTTCTGTCAAATAAACTGAAAATATGTACATTATTTATAACATATTTATAAATAGAAATTCAAAATAGCTTTTTCTTTTTAGTGCTAAAGAATTCAAAAACAAACACGAAAAGAAACAAAGCAacaacacaaaacaaaactaactaactaatcCCCCTGTCAGTGTCTAAGAATGATAACACTGCAGGGGGAGGAGAGTCAAAAAAAGGCAAGGGGGCGATCGGAACCATGGGCCAACTTGGCGAGTTTGTCCGCGAGTTTAAACACCTCtagtttttatttacttatttatttattttatttttaccgtAAACACTTCTAGATTATTCAATGGAGTTCAAGTCTTCTTAACTAATAATGCATGTTTACCTAACAAACATGCAATACATGTTTAATATACACATGCATGCAATGCTTGTTTACCTAACAAACATACAATACttgtttaatatatatatatatatataaatatatataattcatTGTAGGACAATATGGTTAGTTCATTAACTATTTTAATATTCAAGAGGtcgttctttttcttcttaactGGGtgttaacgttgttttattcaattttttaatgatcaaaatctattctttttcttcttaactGGATGTTAACGTTCTTTTATTCAATTGTTTTAATGATCAagatcttttctttttcttctttactGGGTGTTAAAGTTTTTTATTCAAACTTGACCGTTTATGTGTTGTTAATTTGCTTTTAATCGATTTGCAGATAATTTGTTGGCCACGTCCCTCCGAGAATTAGGTGACTCTTAATATTGATGGGAGTTCGTATGGGAATCTGGCAGAGCAGGCGTTGGAGGTCTTTTAAGGGATGATAAAGGAAATTGGATAATAGGATTCAGCAGCCATATAAAGTTTGCTAGCAGTCTGGAAGCTGAGCTCTTAGCCATATTACATGGCTTAAGGATAGCTTCGGAGCTCAATTTTAAGGATGTGTAGATCAGATTGTGTGGAAGCTTTATCTATGATCGTAAACCCCATATCTGAATCTCATAAATGTGCTAGGATAATTTTTCGTATCAGAGACTGGACTGCATCTCTTGCCCACACTAGTTGGGAAAGCAATCAATGCGCGAACTTTCTAGCTAAGGCGGGTGCAAATAGTAGCAGTGGTTTAATGATTAAAGTAATCAGACATTGCAAGAAACTATAGAGAAAGATTGTGAATGAAGAAGAGAGAACGCGACAGTGAAGAGGGGTGGTTTCAACGGCTAGTGGAGTGAAGTGAAGTGAAGTGAGAGTGAGGTATACCCGTGTCGATGCACGGGGGACATATTTCCAAGTATataataatttgtttttaatatatagaATTACTTATTTTGTATGAACGAACAAAAAAATTTGAATATAAtttattgtgtttttaattcgtttatgatataataatacaaTAATTTGTATgatcttttttttcatttttcatatctCCAAATAAGATGATAGAAAATATAGAttacatattaaattacatttttctTACACTATATTATTGTGATTTCCTATACTCTAAATAAATACGGATATGTATTCAAAATTTAAAGGATGCAATAATAATATTCTCTTATATAAATtactataatatatttataaaaaatcaagaacatttaattaaaaatcgCAATACATATCTCTATTATATTTACCCGCGTTGTTGCACATGGGCATATttctaaatatataaaaaattctttttaatatatggaataattttttttatataaatgataaataaatacaaatataattctatgtttaattaatataattatgatataaaaattgaatatataataaattgcatgatttttatttctttatattGTTTTTTCCATATCTAAATAATTCTGCCAAATTTATAAAATGTAACCAAAGTGATATTTTTTTGGCACATCTGACTGATAAATTGCACCATCCAGGAATTGATCCCTTGACCCCTCCCACTCAAcccataaaattataataaaatttgctcttttttatttttaattgaaaatatttaatgtaAATTTTCTAACCCATCGGATTCTATATTCATAATCAAATTGTAATACTTCTGTATATTTActcctaaaaatatttaaaaagtctataataaatataaaaattatcttaaaattttttctattagtttcaacttgaaagtattttcatgcaaaatgttcttCATCGTATcagctttttactatataaccTAAACATcaataaatatagactatacATTTTCGATCTCCCTCTCTCCCTCCCCCTCCCCCTccccctctccctctccctctccctctccctctccctctccctctccctctccctctctccccctctctaaatatgtttatttttctctaatttctcgataatttgtttttaatatatagaATTACTTATTCTATATGAACGAACAAAAAAATCTGCTTATGTGTATCTACTCTtaacaaaacattttctattagtttcaacttgaaagtattttcatgcaaaatgtccCTCCCCGTATgagttttttaaaatataacttaaacataaataaatatcactgaaaatgttcttccctctgacttcccaattttcacaattaaattataatgcttTTATATGTATTCTCTTAAAATCCTTTAAAAAGTGTGAAAATAGCATAAACTTATGTAGAAAATTTTATCGAAAATGACTAATAGATACCGTGAAAAACAGTGCAACATATTTATCATagtttgaaaatatttaattataactcCACCATCTGAATTAGCAAAAGaagatatttttttataaattctttacagcaataataataattaaaatttcttTCAGGTCAAAACAGGAACATcctttaaaaataaacaatttaatCTTTCAACATTTCAAACTCATAAATTTGACTTCGCAATTAGAAATTTCTACTACCAATTGATAACTTTAATATGCCCCTAAAAATAGTTGAAGTTTTCAGGTAATTCTTTTTCATTATACCCTTTCAAAGTTTGCATGGAGGATTGGCATCACCCAATTACATAAATGGCTTGGCATATTCAAGAAGACTACACCTTACATTCATTGAATAATATAAGTATCTTAAATATACCCACTTGAGAGAATGGTACCGTCAATTTGTgtacatatattttattttataaagatCACCCTCAATTGAAAGGTGTTTATTCAGTTTTGAtttaaatgcaaaaaaaaatacattaaattagGTAGCCTCACAGCGACTCATAAATTGCACTATCCAAGAATTAATCTTTGGACCTCTCTCACTCAATCCATAAAATCTACCTCTCATTCTGCATAGGAAAAGAATTGAGTTAAGATTGTGGTGCAGAAAGATAGTTAGAATGACATGTTTAAATCAAAAAAATTACCTCCCATTCCGTATAGTAAAAAATTGAGTTAAGATTGTGGTGCAAGAAGATAGGTAGAATTGACATGTTTAAATCAAAAAATTTACCTCCCTCAAATCTGGGAGCTGGGAGAGAGTCTTCCAAGGAGTAAATATGAataaatcatcttcatcagaaatTTTAGTAGGATCCTGGATTTGGCTCAAAACCTTGAACTCCATTTTGATTAGCCTCAGCATACCTAGTAGTAAAAATGAGAGTACTAAATGATATGTAAAATAGAATTAATGATTAATGGATGAATTACTATACCTCTCCTTCAATAGATCAGCAATAGCTATGTCAGGATTAAAGATCACCTTTGTAGCACCTAAGACATTTTGCAGACTAACATTTCCTGCAACATATAACCGTAAAATACCTTCGGAACTGAAGttaatcatttttaattatttagatCAAACTAAGCAGAAAATTTAAAACTTACCTCTCCATGCTTTGACTTTTGCAAACTGAACAATGACAACATGATTCACCTATCACCAACACTCAAGAAATGATTGAGTTCATCAACATAGTTTCCAAAGAGAGCACATTCAAGTTTAGAACGGCACATACTTGAAAGGTTTATAAAATGAATCAATAGCATTCCATCAATGACATTATAAAATAGAGAAATGAGTCTGTGAACAAAACTATATGATATTTAAAGAAATGCAAAAGAACACATTTAAGAATGGAAAGATACACGTACCCATCAGAATCAATCTCCATTAGATTCATCTTGTTCCCCCTTCCATGAAATTCAATCTCCCTTTCCTAACCATCTCCACATAGTATTCCAATAACATTTATAAATTCTACATTTGTATTATTTTGATAAGCAAGAAAATCAATAATTAAGTTAATCAATTCCATATCAACTCACCCACCAAGTAGGTGGTGTCATAATCAGCTGTCATTATCTCAGCAAATGATACAAATGTATATGGGAAGGCAGTTATTGTCACTTCATTCATTGGCCTGACCTCAAGTTTTCATCATGAAGTTTAATTAACTTCAGTTCATGCCTGTTAGTCTTGGATTGTCCAGAATTGTTCACAACTTCAAGATATGCCAATGAGATAACTTTGTCCTCTAGGACTTTGCCCTCAAACTTATACATCAATGTCTTCTTAATGGTAGCATGAATTTTGGTACCCTGTAGAAAAGGTTGTTAGATATACAACACAAATGATCACTTTACAAATCAATAGTAACAATGAGATTCTGAGTCTAATGCATTATAAGAATAAAAATTACAAAGTCACACAATACTCAAACATATAACATATATAAATTCATTAAGACCATTTCCATCGAATTTGGCAGTGTTTCTTGTAGCAGTTACTGGACCACAACCTTATAACAAATGATTCTTCTCCTCTAAAATGTCGTATAGCTTACTGTATATGCTAGAGAAAGGGGCAAAATGAGAGAGTACAATAGCATTGACCCATCTCCAACATGAAACAGATCGGGCAATGATCTTGAAATATTTAACTTTCACAATTGATTGGCTGCACGAACACTCCATAATCTGATTACTCTTACCAGAATATTTATTCCAATTGTCCCTGATAGAATTGAGGTTGGAAATGTGGTCATAAGCAGGTTCCATAGGGATGCATACTGATTTGGAAAATATGGGTTAGAAAACTTGGGCAAGATGATACAAcaacatgtatatatatatatatatatatatatatatatatatatatatatatatatatatatatatatatatatatatatatatagtagaaCGTGGAGGTATAAGAAAGGGTTTGCTTTGAAGAAATTATTGTGTATTGAAGAAGATTCATGATGAGTTGAACAATTATTTGGGGGAAAAATCATagaagagatttgattggtgGAGATTAAGGTGGAAGGTGATGAATTAATGAGTTGACATAATTCCAATGTTCTATATGGTTGGAAAAAGATGGAGTCCATGCCATGGTATATTCCAATGCACTTAGGTGATTGTTCCAATGCTGTTATGCACGTTAATATATATAAGAAtgaattcaaatttaaaattgattggATATCAAGGAGGTGAATTTAAAAATGGAAGATaacaataatttaatttatttttaagaaaatatatgATTGGTCCAGAAATTGGTAATGGGAGACAAAATTTGATTAGTCATTAATATGAAGTAtaaaagtgaataaaaaatttaaaattaaaataaattaggtgAGCTATTACTTGATTACCCTTAACTAATATTACAATTATCAAGTGAGCCACTTGCAAGTTTCCAAAAGTAgaaataaaatttcatttttaatttattttaatctttGAAAATAGGTTGAAAGGTACTTCCCAAGTGTCAAAAGTTTccttcttataagttctcgtttatattgtatttagatttagatttagATAGGGGTTAGCGTAAACGctgataaaaattaaaaataaaaaatactttttacGCGTTTtccatttaacaaaaaaaacaaaacttacTTTTTACgcttattatattattattaactGCAGTTTAATAACACAAATAAACACATCAGCCAAGTTTGTGAAAAATTGTTTTGTTTATAATTTGAACTGAATTGATGTTTTCATGCCAGGATTTTGTTCCAATTTTCTGTGTTTAAGCCAGAGGAGATTCAAAGATATGAAGGAAAGTTCGTTTCAATATTTTAAGGCAACAGTGGGGATTGCCAACCTAAAATTGTATCTTCTTCTATTCTATATGATAATCATATCCTCTGTTAAAATCAGTGGCTTATTCAAAACTCAAGAGGGAGTACCTTATAAGGGCGAAATCAACCttctcataatttttttctttcaagagGTGAATGTTCAGTGGACCTCACTTGTAAATATAGAAGTGACATTGTGATGTTTTACATATTCaatgaaattactttttaagatGAGATATGTATTCAATTGCATTTGGAACTTCCATTtgactagtttttttttttttttttttttgtacaaaatGCTACTTTTTATTGAGTACACTGCTACCTTATTTTATCAacatgatgaattgatgatcaAATGTATGCATATAATTTTACAGTGAAGACAGTAAACTTGCATGGCCCTAGAAATTAAACACACTACTGACATCAATATGAATCACACACTTATTCATGCATGGTTTCAAATGGCCATTGCTTTACAATTAGAAGCTTTTAGAGTTCATCATGATACATTATTTTCTCcactatttttttcttcttacatCTCCATTTGCATTTTGAAGAGCAAAAGGAGTTGAATAGAGCAAGCCTAGTGGATTGAAGGGACACAATACTTGAGGTGGAAggagattttgagaaaacaactgCATACCCATCATCCATGTTATCTGTTCCATCAGGGAAAACCTGCCACAAAAGGCTTCCAGCTCCACTCCCTCCTTTCTTTGTAGAGTTCAGGATGGTGCTGTACACAGTGCTGATTACTGTGTCTCTGTATGTTGAATTGTAGCCAGAATCCTTGGAAGACACACCGAACTCAGAAAAAACAACAGGCATTCCAAGATAGTTTTCAGCATCCTCAATGTGGGCTTCCATCCAAGATTTTATAAATGGGAGATGAGTATCAGCAATTTGTGGTGAAATCCTTCAACCAGGAAATTCAGTTAGAAACTGTCATGAACCAATTAGCCCAAAAGCTTAAATTGTTGGGTAAAcaaaatgaatgattttatattatacttctaACATACACATGTTCACATTGAACTTGAAGTGTGCACAATACTCAGGTTCATATATTGTGTGCTGAAATTCAATTTTATACTAGAATAACAGGGGCAACGAGGATCGAAATTTAGACTTGGTTATAGAGACTCTAATATCATGTCATGAACTAACTAACTATCGAATGAATacacataaataattttatattattcttcTACTAGAAATGTTAGGAAATTGGATGAACAAATACATTATTAAGATTTAAGACAAATAGTAGTGTTTATAACAGACTAGATAAGTATGCAAATGCATATGAATATGATATTGGTATGAATGTAACAGTTTGCATAAATGGATGGAGAGAAGAAGACATTTTTATGATAACTTCACATATATGAGCAAAACAATATCATTACTAAACACAGCTTACCAAGAGTCAGCGTATATGTGAACAGAAGCAAAGTCCACACCAAGAACCTGGTGGTTCCTGATGAAATCAGTTCCAACCTGTTGAGCATAAGTATTTGGATTGAACTGAACTCTCTGAGGTGTTGAAGGGCCATAAAATCCTTCCAATCCAACCTCCACCATGTGTTTTGGATCAATTTTCTTAACATGGAATGCCATTTCTTGTATCCAATCCTAAGAAATATATATTCAAGTGGAATTCTAATTGTTAGTGTGTTGTGAATTGGTTATATGCTACTAGAAAATGCAGGGTATACCCTTCACTTCTGTTTTGGAAGCCAGAAGAAGATTCTAAGGGGCAAACCTGTAACTTATCACCTGTGGAATCTGAGGAGCATCGAGGCTCATTCATCAACTCCCAAGCAAAAATTGTAGGGTCTTCCTTATAAGTGATATTTGTGTATGTATTAACTCTATTGAGCACAGTCTACAGAGAAAATATAGTATTGGAAGTAATTGATTACTGAGTAATGGAAATGAAATAAGAAGGAAAACAGCAGGATCATGAGCAGGAAGCAATTTCTAGACATGTAGTCATTGCAGCACATAAAAACAAGCTTAACTCCAGTGTCCAAATCAAAATAACCCATGGTGGTTTGGTCCTCTTGTTATATTTAAATGTTTGAGTAAAATGGGGAgattgagaaagagagagagggaggaaGAGAGAATTTCAAGTGAGAGAGGAAACCAAGGAGGTTCCatatttatgaaaagaagatgcaagtaCCAATTTATACTACAATCAGACACACCAATATCATCATAACCAACTCAAATTAACATAACCAAACTAACTAACTAAACAACATGTTAACAAACCAACTGAAACTCTAAGAAAATAAACTTGCCTTAACATGGGCCTTGTAGTAGTTTCTAAGAGTTGGATGTGAGAAGAAGTCATCATCAGAAGTCAAGTCTAGACCAGCATCTTTGCCCCATTTCACATATTGTGCTTTGCCACCATATGCTTCCCAGTTGTTAACCAATGACAATATTAACCTGATTTTGTACTTCTTTGCTTCACTCACCACAAAATCCAGGGCCTGCGGAGAGGAATGATAATTAGCTACACTGATAATAGCTCAGCATGTTTAGATCAGCTTCTGTTACCTCAGAATCAATATGAaactcagaagctactcacGTAAGCTTCTCCTCAGAGTTGATTCTGGTTTCAGAACCAATGATAGAATGATTTCCAAACAAGCACCATTTGATTGTATCATAATCTAATTCTAATCACCATGTAAGCTTACACAAGCAAACAATTCATGAGATTGGT
This is a stretch of genomic DNA from Lotus japonicus ecotype B-129 chromosome 1, LjGifu_v1.2. It encodes these proteins:
- the LOC130728096 gene encoding mannan endo-1,4-beta-mannosidase 6-like, producing the protein MERFGIPIISLILLLILTKNLSSNAFGVSIENEEVLDEEQNYMEKSISNQGSEMRDMEEDEWQMVQKKGSQFVVNDQPFYINGFNTYWLMVFAADESTRGKVTEVFKQASSVGMTVCRTWAFNDGQWRALQKSPSVYDEEVFKALDFVVSEAKKYKIRLILSLVNNWEAYGGKAQYVKWGKDAGLDLTSDDDFFSHPTLRNYYKAHVKTVLNRVNTYTNITYKEDPTIFAWELMNEPRCSSDSTGDKLQDWIQEMAFHVKKIDPKHMVEVGLEGFYGPSTPQRVQFNPNTYAQQVGTDFIRNHQVLGVDFASVHIYADSWISPQIADTHLPFIKSWMEAHIEDAENYLGMPVVFSEFGVSSKDSGYNSTYRDTVISTVYSTILNSTKKGGSGAGSLLWQVFPDGTDNMDDGYAVVFSKSPSTSSIVSLQSTRLALFNSFCSSKCKWRCKKKKIVEKIMYHDEL
- the LOC130732279 gene encoding uncharacterized protein LOC130732279, with amino-acid sequence MTTFPTSILSGTIGINILGTKIHATIKKTLMYKFEGKVLEDKVISLAYLEVVNNSGQSKTNRHELKLIKLHDENLRSGQ
- the LOC130728094 gene encoding LOW QUALITY PROTEIN: mannan endo-1,4-beta-mannosidase 6 (The sequence of the model RefSeq protein was modified relative to this genomic sequence to represent the inferred CDS: deleted 2 bases in 1 codon) produces the protein MGDMEEDEWQMVQKKGNQFVVNDQPFYINGFNTYWLMVFAADESTRGKVTEVFKQASSVGMTVCRTWAFNDGQWRALQKSPSVYDEEVFKALDFVVSEAKKCKIRLILSLVNNWEAYAYGGKAQYVKWGKDAGLDLTSDDDFFSHPTLRNYYKAHVKTVLNRVNTFTNMTYTEDPRIFAWELMNEPRCSSDSTGDKLQDWIQEMAFHAKKIDPKHMVEVGLEGFYGPSTPQRVQFNPNTYAQQVGTDFIRNHQVLGVDFASVHIYADSWISPESWMEAHIEDAENYLGMPIVFSEFGVSSKDSGYNSTYRDTVISTVYRTILNSTKKGGSGAESLLWQVFPDGTDNMDDGYTVVFSKSPSTSSIVPLQSTRLALFNSYCTSKCQWSCKKKKVVERILYHDEL